Proteins found in one Magnolia sinica isolate HGM2019 chromosome 5, MsV1, whole genome shotgun sequence genomic segment:
- the LOC131245224 gene encoding bidirectional sugar transporter SWEET4-like, which translates to MVSAEAARTVVGILGNIISFWLFLSPVPTFYNIWKKGSVQQFSPAPYLATILNCMLWVLYGIPLVHPHSMLVITINGSGFLIELIYILLFLFYSDGKKRMWVFLMFLLEATFVGVVAALVLSLAHTHERRSLIVGSFCVLFGTLMYVAPLSVMKMVIRTRSVEFMPFFISLASFANGVCWTAYALIRFDLFITIPNGLGALFGLAQLILYATFYKSTKNLMEARKAKGEMGLTEISVMGDSNKISNAPPNACLSEIRQT; encoded by the exons ATGGTTTCTGCAGAAGCAGCTCGGACTGTGGTTGGCATTTTAG GAAACATAATATCATTTTGGCTCTTCCTATCTCCTGT GCCTACTTTTTATAATATATGGAAGAAAGGGTCGGTCCAGCAGTTCTCACCAGCCCCATATCTGGCTACTATTCTCAACTGCATGCTGTGGGTACTGTATGGGATACCGTTGGTCCACCCTCACAGCATGCTGGTCATAACCATCAACGGCTCAGGTTTCCTTATTGAGCTTATCTACATCTTGCTCTTCCTCTTCTACTCTGATGGGAAGAAGAGGATGTGGGTCTTCCTGATGTTTCTCCTGGAAGCTACATTCGTGGGAGTCGTGGCTGCCCTTGTTCTCTCGCTCGCTCACACGCACGAGCGACGGTCTCTGATTGTCGGGAGCTTTTGCGTCTTGTTCGGGACGCTCATGTATGTTGCGCCGTTATCAGTCATG AAAATGGTAATCCGCACAAGGAGCGTGGAGTTTATGCCCTTCTTCATCTCTCTTGCGTCCTTCGCCAACGGAGTTTGCTGGACGGCCTACGCACTTATCCGCTTTGACCTCTTCATCACG ATTCCAAACGGTCTGGGGGCATTGTTCGGGCTGGCCCAGTTGATATTGTACGCCACGTTCTATAAATCAACGAAGAATCTGATGGAAGCGAGAAAAGCAAAGGGAGAGATGGGGCTGACCGAGATTTCTGTGATGGGAGACTCCAACAAGATAAGCAACGCCCCTCCAAACGCCTGTCTTTCTGAAATACGCCAGACGTGA